Within the Acidipropionibacterium acidipropionici genome, the region CGGCTCCCCCTGGGTCGGCATCATCGCCTCCAGCCTGGTCACCGCGGCCGCCGTCGTCCTCACCGCCGTGCTCCCCTCCCAGGCCTTCTCCTACGTCATGTCGATCGCGCTGATCGCCGCCTTCATCAACTGGGGAATGGTCGTCATCACCCAGCTGTTGTTCCGCCGGAGGATGGACGCCGACGCCGTGGCCGCGCTGCGGTTCCGGATGCCGGGGGCACCTGTCACGAACTGGCTCGTGCTGGCATTCATGGCCGTTATCGTCGTCCTGATGGTTCTCTCCGGAAACCCCGCCTACCAGATCGCGGTGGCCATCGGGCCGGTCTGGCTCATCATCCTCATCGCCGGCTGGGCGCTCTCGCGCCTGGCCCGGCGCAGACGAGACGCCGCACAGATCACGGAGGACTGAGACCCCATGAGCATCGTCCTGGACTTCCTGGCCGCTCACCAACTCGTCACCATTCTGGTGGTGCTCGCTCTCGGAGCGCTGCTGGGCCAGATCCGGTTCGGGCCGCTGCGCTTCGGCGCGGCCGGCGCCCTGTTCATGGGTCTCGTCGTCGGAGCCCTGGATCCGCGCCTGGGCCAGAACCTCGCCAGCATCAAGGCGCTGGGCGTCGTACTCTTCTGCTACACCGTGGGCCTGGCCGCCGGGTCCACCTTCATCTCCGACCTCAAGCGGCAGTGGTCCCTGATGGTCGCCGGAGTCGTCGGCCTGGCGGCGATGGCCGCGGCCGCACTGGGGCTGGGCCACCTCCTCGGGCTCACCCCGGCGCACGTCGCAGGGCTCTACGCCGGCGTCCTCACCTCCCCCGCCATCGACGCCGCCACCTCGGCCACCAACGGGGCCGGGGACACCCTGGTCGGTTACGCGATCTCCTACCCCGTCGGCGTCGTCGTCGCGATGATCATGGTGTCCTTCGTCGCCACCAAGAAGTGGCCGGCCACCAAGGACAACACCTCGATGGCCGAGGCCGGGCTCACCGCCGTCTCCACCGTCGTGGACCGGGAGACGTCGATCCGCGCCACCCCCGGATTCACCGCCGACCAGATCCGCATGTCGTACCTGCTGCGCGAGGGTGAGATGCAGCTGGCCACACCAGACGACGACCTCCACGTCGGCGACCAGGTGCTGGTGGTGGGCAACCCCGACGACGTGGCCCGTGCCGTCGAGCATCTGGGGCACCGCTCCAAGAAGCGGCTGACCGACGACCGCAACACGGTGGACTTCCGCCGCTTCCTGGTCTCCAACCCCAGCCTCATCGGTCGGCGGCTGGGAGACATCGACGTGCGCGGGCGCACCAACGGCAAGGTGACGCGGGTCCGCCGGGCGGATCTGGACATGCTGGCCAATGACGACATCATCCTTCAGCCCGGCGACCGGGTGCTGTGCGTGGTGCCCGCCAACCGGCTGTCGGACGCCGCCGACTTCTTCGGCGACTCCGAGGCCCGGGTCTCCCAGGTCGACACCCTGTCTCTCGGCCTGGGCGCCGCCATGGGACTGGTCCTCGGAGCCATCCTCGTGGCCCTCCCCGGAGGGTTGAAGTTCGAGCTCGGAGCCGCCGCCGGGCCTCTGGTGATGGGCATGATCCTCGGTGCGGTGCACCGCACCGGGCCGCTGCGCTGGGACCTTCCCCACGCCACCAACAACATCCTGCGCCAACTGGGCCTGATGATCTTCCTGGCCTGTGTCGGCCTGGCGTCGGGGCCCTCGTTCACCTCCCAGGCGATCAGCTGGACCGGGCTGTGGATCGTCGTCGTCTCCACCGTCGCCCTGATCCTCGGCGGGCTCATCCTGCTGGTGGCCGCCCGCCGGATGGGCCTGTCGGCCCAGCGCGCGGCCGGAGGATTCGCCGGGTTCGTCGGCCAGCCGGCGATCCTCGGCTACGCCAACTCACTGGCCAATGACGAGCGGATCGAGTCGGCCTACGGGGCGCTCTTCGCCCTCGGCACGGTGGTGAAGATCCTGCTGGTGCAGGTCATAGCGTTGCTCTGATCCTCACCCCTGCGCGTGCTCGGTCCGGGCCACCTGCTCTGCGAGGTCCTCGGGGGCCAGATCGGCGCGCTCGAACTCGGTGGTCAGCGGCAGACGCAGCTGCAGGTCGGTGCCGACGCACACCTCCACCGCACCGGTACCGATCTGGAAGTCGACGACGTGGCCGCCGCGGGTGCGGGTGTCGTCGATGAAATGCACATGACAGCCCGGCACCGAGATGCCCTGCTGATAGACCGGGGTGCGGAATCCCACGAAGATGCCATCGATCTCCTCGGCACGTACCACCCGCTCCCCGTCGGTGGCCTGGACCATCGGCCGGTAGGGCTTGTCCTGCTGGACGACGGTGCGCGTGGTGACCCAGTCGACGTGGCCGCTGATCCGCAGCGCATACATGTAGTTGGCGCTCGGCAGCAGGTTGTCGATGAGCTTCGAGAGATCCGGCCGGTGCAGCGGACGGGCGATCTCCAGCCGGTGCGAGGGCACGAAGTTGGTCACCGTGGCGTAGGGCGTGTGCTGGCTCATCGACGCCGGCCGGGTGGTGCCGTCGCCCTTGAGCTGGAAGCACTGCCCGTCGAGAATGATCATCTCCCCATCCAGGGCGTTGAAGGTGCCGATCCCGAACGAGCCGTGGGACAGCAGTTCGCCGATGGACATCTCGTCCTCATAGACCCCGTCCATCAGCGAGGAGATGAGGCTCGTCTGGAAGAACTCGTGCCGGTTCACCCTTCAAGCTTAAGCGCGCCACCGCCCGGCCGGGCATCCGCGTGCCCGGCCGACCACCGGCCCTGGACTCAGGTCTCAAGGCTTGACCAGGACGCGGATCGGGTTATTGCGGTGCTTCTCCAGGTCCTCGATGCCGCGTTCCACCTCGCTCAGCGGCACCACCTCGGAGATCGACTCCGAGAGGTCCAGGCGGCCGTAGGACAGCATCTCGGCGAGCATGGCGATGTCCTGACCGTTGTAGCCCAGATGCCCCATGACCCTCTTGCGCTCCAGATTGAAGTTCAT harbors:
- a CDS encoding aspartate:alanine exchanger family transporter, translating into MSIVLDFLAAHQLVTILVVLALGALLGQIRFGPLRFGAAGALFMGLVVGALDPRLGQNLASIKALGVVLFCYTVGLAAGSTFISDLKRQWSLMVAGVVGLAAMAAAALGLGHLLGLTPAHVAGLYAGVLTSPAIDAATSATNGAGDTLVGYAISYPVGVVVAMIMVSFVATKKWPATKDNTSMAEAGLTAVSTVVDRETSIRATPGFTADQIRMSYLLREGEMQLATPDDDLHVGDQVLVVGNPDDVARAVEHLGHRSKKRLTDDRNTVDFRRFLVSNPSLIGRRLGDIDVRGRTNGKVTRVRRADLDMLANDDIILQPGDRVLCVVPANRLSDAADFFGDSEARVSQVDTLSLGLGAAMGLVLGAILVALPGGLKFELGAAAGPLVMGMILGAVHRTGPLRWDLPHATNNILRQLGLMIFLACVGLASGPSFTSQAISWTGLWIVVVSTVALILGGLILLVAARRMGLSAQRAAGGFAGFVGQPAILGYANSLANDERIESAYGALFALGTVVKILLVQVIALL
- the budA gene encoding acetolactate decarboxylase — encoded protein: MNRHEFFQTSLISSLMDGVYEDEMSIGELLSHGSFGIGTFNALDGEMIILDGQCFQLKGDGTTRPASMSQHTPYATVTNFVPSHRLEIARPLHRPDLSKLIDNLLPSANYMYALRISGHVDWVTTRTVVQQDKPYRPMVQATDGERVVRAEEIDGIFVGFRTPVYQQGISVPGCHVHFIDDTRTRGGHVVDFQIGTGAVEVCVGTDLQLRLPLTTEFERADLAPEDLAEQVARTEHAQG